In Mercurialis annua linkage group LG6, ddMerAnnu1.2, whole genome shotgun sequence, the following are encoded in one genomic region:
- the LOC126688327 gene encoding uncharacterized protein LOC126688327 yields MDQQQQQQQQPRRRLPEEPPPAANGDFSSILTVFFAFIAIISLIVIPSLTSGTKSSFSIVHQVPEGHVGVYWRGGALLNTITSPGFHLKLPLITHYEPVQVTLQTDQVKDIPCGTKGGVMINFEKIEVVNRLRKDHVYDTLLNYGVDYDNTWIYDKIHHEINQFCSSHSLQQVYIDVFDQIDEKMKDALQVDCTRYAPGIEIISVRVTKPKIPESIRRNFEQMEEERTKVLIAIERQKVVEKEAETTKKMAISEAEKNANVSKILMEQKLMEKDSSRRQQEIENQMYMAQEKSLADAAFYRVLKEAEANKLKLTSEFLELKFIEAIANNTKIFFGDKIPNMIFDQRLLGNILQRAPGNSD; encoded by the exons ATGGATCAacaacagcagcagcagcagcaaccaCGACGGCGTTTACCAGAGGAACCACCGCCAGCAGCTAACGGCGATTTCTCTTCCATTCTCACTGTTTTCTTCGCCTTCATCGCTATCATTTCACTG ATAGTGATCCCATCCTTAACTTCTGGCACTAAAAGTAGTTTTTCCATCGTGCACCAAGTTCCGGAAGGTCATGTTGGGGTGTATTGGAGAGGAGGTGCCCTCTTAAACACAATTACAAGTCCAG GTTTTCATCTAAAACTACCTTTAATCACCCACTATGAGCCTGTTCAAGTGACACTTCAGACAGATCAA GTGAAAGACATTCCATGTGGTACCAAAGGGGGTGTCATGATTAACTTTGAGAAGATAGAG GTTGTTAATCGGTTGCGTAAGGACCATGTGTATGATACACTACTTAACTATGGAGTGGATTATGACAACACATGGATATATGACAAGATTCATCATGAAATCAATCAGTTCTGCAGCTCTCATAGTCTTCAACAAGTCTACATAGATGTGTTTGACCAG ATTGATGAAAAGATGAAAGATGCACTTCAGGTTGATTGCACAAGATATGCTCCTGGAATTGAAATTATAAGTGTGCGTGTTACAAAGCCTAAGATTCCAGAGAGCATAAGAAGGAATTTTGAGCAAATGGAGGAAGAACGCACTAAG GTCTTGATTGCTATTGAGAGACAAAAAGTAGTTGAGAAAGAAGCAGAGACGACAAAGAAAATGGCCATCAGTGAAGCTGAGAAGAATGCTAATGTGAGCAAGATCCTCATGGAGCAAAAACTGATGGAAAAAGACAGTTCGAGGAGGCAGCAAGAAATCGAGAATCAAATGTATATGGCTCAAGAAAAGAGTTTGGCAGATGCCGCTTTTTACCG TGTGTTGAAAGAAGCTGAAGCAAACAAGTTGAAGCTCACTTCCGAATTTCTTGAACTGAAATTTATTGAAGCTATTGCtaataatactaaaattttCTTTGGAGACAAG ATACCGAATATGATTTTCGACCAGAGGTTGCTTGGGAATATTCTGCAGAGGGCACCTGGGAATAGCGATTGA